The genomic region CAGGATTCGGTTCCGTCCGCTTCGCTGACGGTAACCGCCCGTCCCCATCAACATGACTCCGGTCATGTTGCTTTGCGGGGACTCCCTTCGAATCCTGACTCCCCTTGTAAATATCGTTGGGCGATTCAGGATTCGAACCTGAGACCCCCTGCGTGTAAAGCAGATGCTCTAACCAGCTGAGCTAATCGCCCGAAAAAGAATTGTCCGCTCTGGAGCAAAACCGCTATTCGAAAGGAATTTTCAGACTTCGTTGATCTCTTCGATCAGGTGTTTCAACAGCGCGAAGTGGCGCCGGTTGAAATAAAACGAAAGCCGGGTGAGGTCCTGCGTTTCGTTCGTCTCGTGAGTTTCTTCTTCGAACGGATTTTCATGCTGCTGGATCGTGCCGCGCATGAGGATATTTTTGAAACGGCGGTTGAGCTTTTCCAGTTTCTTTCCAGTAAGAGGCCGCCGGATCCTCATCACCAAAAGATCGCGGATATATCTCAGTGAATGATAATTGCGGTAGAAATTCGTGATGATCTCCGCCGCCTTTTCCGCCGAGTGCGTAAAGTCGATGAGCCCGATGTCATCCGGATCAATCATGCCTTTCTGCGCGAGATTGTTGATGAGCCAGTTTTTCCAGGAGCTCCAGTAACGGCTCTTCGGAGGATCCAGGCACACGATCGGGCGCGGCGAGGATTTTCCTGTCTGAATTAGCGTCATGTTCTCGAAGCCTTCATCATGCGTTCCGAAACCGCCGGGACAAAGCACCGTGGCATCCGATTCGCGGATGAAAATCAGTTTCCGGGTGAAAAAGTATTTGAAATTGATGAGCTTCGTATCGTCGGCGATGACGGGATTGGCGGACTGTTCGAAAGGCAGCCGGATGTTCACGCCAAAGCTGTTCGCCCGCCCCGCGCCTTCATTGCCAGCGTGCATGATTCCCGAAGACGCGCCGGTGATGACCATCCATTTTTTCTTCACGATGTGTTTGGCGAAATCGCGCGCCTGCAGGTATTCGGGGGCGGTTCGCGACGTGCGGGCCGAGCCAAAGATCGCGACTTTGCGGATTTTGCGGTAAGGCGTGAACGTCTTGAAAGCATAGCGGAGCTCTTTGAGAGTCGTGTTCATGAGCTTGATGTCGCCGCGGTCGGAATTTTCCTGGCAAAGCTTGAACGCGGTAAAAACCATCTCTTCCAGGAGGTCCGGATTCGACAACGCGGCCTTGGAGATCAATTCATGGACCTTCTGGTCCAATTGCGGATTTCCCGTACTATAAGCTTTGCGGCTCGGAATCATTATTTTCCTATCCTGACCTGCAGGATGAGATCTCCTTCATGCCGGCAATGGGAGCACAGCCTCCCTTGCCTTGCCAAACGCAGCTTCTGGCCTTCTTTTGTGCCCGCCGGAATTTTGACCGAAATCATCTTGCCCTCGGGCGTGCGGAACGTCACGGTCCCGCCTTTCTGCGCCTTCTCTTTCGAAACCGTCAGCGCGACTTTGACGTCCGCGTCGGCCGGCGGCATTTCTCTTTCCGCATCGGCGGCATAATAGTCGTGGGGTTCTCCCGCGGTCCGGTATTCGTAATGGCCCTGCGGCTCGCCCCCCATGCCGCCCCCGAACAAATCCGAGAAAATATCGCTGAAGGCTGAGTAACGGCCCCTTGCCCCGGAACCTGAACCCCCGCGTGAACCGCGGAATTGTTTGAGCAATTCTTCGAAATCAAAACCCTCGGCGCCGGCATAACTGTTACCGCCGCGAAAACCGCCCGCGGCTCCGAACTTGCGCTGCTGATCATACTGCGCGCGCCTTTTGGAATCGCTCAAAACGTAGTAGGCCTCGGAGATTGCCTTGAACTTTTCCTCCGCGGCTTTATTGTTCGGATTTTTGTCCGGATGATATTGAAAGGCCAGCTTGCGATAGGCCTTTTTAATGGCGTCCTCATCCGCACTTTCGGGGACCCCGAGCACTTCGTAGTAGTCTTTTTGTTTGGATCGTCCGTTCATGGCCGCGGAAAACAAACAGGGCCCCAGCCTTCTGGGACCCTGCGATGATTGGTGGAGGTGGAGGGAATTGCACCCTCGTCCAGGAAACGAATTAAAAGAGAATCTCCATGCTCAGTTCATGTTTTATTTTGCCCCGCAGACTTCCATGAACAAAATTCTACGGGACAAGCTGTCTAAGTCTTATCCCCCGGACGGACAACGCACCCGGAAGAGCAGCCCGCAAATGTCGTCACAGGAACTTAGCAGGCTTGGGCTCCGTGACGTCGCTAGCGATTAAGCTGCGATAGGAAGAGCGAAAGAGACAGGAACGGAAACCGGTCCTGCAACTCTTTCGTTCCAGCTGAAGTTATCAGCATTTGTGTTTTGCCAGGTTTTTTAAGAGGCCGCCTGACAACCTCTGCATGCTTCCCTTAAAACCCAATCCCCTGTCGAAACTAGTCACCCCCAAAGGGTTGTAAGACAGATGACGGTTTTAAACGGAAATATTATAACATTCCAGGCAAGAGCGGACAACCGCTGAGAAATCGCCGGATTCCGGCTAGATCGGAGAAGCCCCCAGGGAGCCGGTCTCCTGATTGATGACGCGGGCGGCTTTTTCATTGTCCTGGGTCGAGAAAACACCCACGATTTTGAAACCGTCGCCGCTCGTCCCGTAGACATAATTGATGAAGATGCCGTGATTCCCGAGGATCTTCGCGACTTCGGCGAGCGTCCCGACTTTGTTTTCGAACTCCACGACGAGGACATCTCTTTCCTGGATGGCGGGAATGAAAGGCTGCAGCGCTTTCCGGGCTTTGTCGCGGTCCTTCACGATCATCTGGAGGAATCCCTTCCCGTCCGCCGAATACGCGCAGAGATGAATGATGAAATCGTTCTGAGTGGCCAGCGCGCTCGTCACCATCCCGAGCAGCGCGGTCTCGTTTTTGATTTCAAAGTAGAGTTCTTTTGCCAGAGTCGCCCGTGCCATGAATTCTCTTATCGGCCTTTTCTTGAATGTTGTTTAATCGCGGCTTCAGATTCCCGGTCGTGGATGCGCCGCTTGATTGTCTCCCGCTTGTCCGCCATTTTCTTTCCGCGCGCGGTCGCGATCTCGACTTTGACGAGTCCCTGCTTGAAATAAACCGAGAGCGTGATGATCGCGTGCCCCTTTTGTCCGACCATGCCCGCCAGCTTGTCGATCTGATCGCGTTTCAAAAGAAGTTTGCGGGTACGCGTTGGCTCCAATTCGACGTGGCCCTGGATTTTGGAATAAGGGCTGATGTGGCAGTTGAACAAAAACGCCTCGCCCCGCAGGATGCGGACGAAGCTGTCCTTCAAGTTAATCTTCCCTTCCCTGATGGATTTGACTTCCGCGCCGGTCAGCACCACGCCTGCCTCGAACTTGTCGAGGATGAAGAAATCGAATTTGGCCTTGCGATTGAACGCGACGGGTTTGATCGGAGATGGCGCGGCCACTTTGAAATTTCCTGGTGAGAACGGCTTCCGGGTTAAGTTACCTGAGGGTGGAATTAAAGTGGTACCGAGGAGGGGAGTTGAACCCCTAAGAGGTTGCCCTCGCTAGACCCTGAATCTAGTGCGTCTGCCAATTCCGCCACCTCGGTATGTAAATCTGCGAAAGGTCTGCGTATTGTATCGCTTAACGCGGCTTTCTGCAACAGCGGACGTCCGCTCAAACCGCGGGGGTTTCCGCGGCGGGGGTTTCTGCGGCGGGGACTTGTGCGGCCGGCGCGGGAACCGGCGTTTCTTTCGGGGCCTCCGGCGCGGCCTCCTGCGGAGCGGCGGGAGTTTCCGCGGGAATCAGGTTGACTCGCCGGATCTGAACGGCGCCTTTTTTGTCCTGCCCGACGCGGTCATGCAGAAAAACAATCGCGAGCTCGGTCATAAACGTCTCATTGCGCACGTGGAGAGGAAAAGAAACTTTCTCCCAATCCGCTTTCGGAAGTTTCGCGGCAAAGGCCCTGGCAATGCCCGTCTTGCTTTTCAGCTCAAGGCGCATGGATTGAGGGATTCCTTCATCCGGCACCCGCCTCATCTCGAACTCGAGGGCGGAATATTTTGCCAGGTCAAGATTGCGGGTCTTGATGTACATGCCCGTGAAAGTGCCCTTTGTAAAGACGTCGTACTCGATTTCCAGATAGACCTCGCCGGTGTTGTCATCCTTAAAAAATTCCCGGCCGGCATAGCCGATCTTAGGCGTATAAAACGTCCCATGGTCGAAGACGAAGTCGAAAAGGCTGCCTGCCTGCTTCGACAAATCGAGCTGAAGGGCCTCCACTGCCGCGCTTTTTTGTGTCAGCTCGTAAATTTCGGACATTTGTTTCCACTCTTCCTTGGAAATATTTTGAGGCGCGGCTTTGGAAACGTCCCGGCCGGCCCTGACTTCTTCCAGGCCGTGCACGGGCACCCAGGAGAACGGGGACGATTTCTTTCTGACTTCCGCTTTGCCGCGCATGAGCCCGATGCCGGAGCTGTTGTCCTGCGGATTGGCGCGCAGACAGTAATAGCCTCCCTGGCTCCGCGACACAAGGTCCGGAGTCTGCAGCTCAATGTTGGAACCGTTCCAATTTTTTTCTGTGACCGCGAAAGCCTGGCCGCGATTCAGCAAGAGACGCATCGGCGGTTTCTTTTCGTAGAAGAGCGGTCCCGCCAGGACGATTTCGGAATTCGGCTTCAATCTCAATTTTATTTTGCCCGCGAGCTCGAGGTCGGCTTCTCCCCCGTCGCCGGTGCGCAGCTGCTGGCCCATTTGCAGCAGGTTTCCGCGCTCCGCTTTCACGGCCTTGCCCTGCGCGTCGACGAGTTCGACCGGTCCGGAAAACTGTGTGATTTCCAGCGGAGGCACGGCCGATACCGGGATCAGGACGAGATAGCCGCCTCCCGCGAGTACGGCGAAGACCAGCACGAGGACGTAAAGCAATCCGCCGCGTCTCTTCTTTTTATTCTGAGAATTTTGGGGGCCTGTCGGCCTTTCGATGCGCAATTTGGTCATGGTGGCGGACATTTTATAGGATAAGGGAAAGCCTGTCTAGCTTATGGGAAGCCTGGGATGAAGATAGGGACAAAGGGCAGGAAAAACCGGTAAATATGAGGGATTTGATAGCTTTTATGGGGAACCGGCTTTGGGCGATTCAGGACTCGGTTCCGCCCTGCTTCGCGGCCGGTAACCGCCGCTCGCACCTGACTGGGGCGCTCACCACCTCGCGCCCATCGCCAAGTGTGCGCGACTTATTCGTCGCGCGGCGATTCTTCTCGTCCTGAATCTTAATAGGAATGAAAACGTGGGCGATTCAGGACTCGAACCTGAGACCCCGCCGATGTGAACGGCGTGCTCTAACCAACTGAGCTAATCGCCCAATAAATCG from Verrucomicrobiia bacterium harbors:
- a CDS encoding LOG family protein produces the protein MIPSRKAYSTGNPQLDQKVHELISKAALSNPDLLEEMVFTAFKLCQENSDRGDIKLMNTTLKELRYAFKTFTPYRKIRKVAIFGSARTSRTAPEYLQARDFAKHIVKKKWMVITGASSGIMHAGNEGAGRANSFGVNIRLPFEQSANPVIADDTKLINFKYFFTRKLIFIRESDATVLCPGGFGTHDEGFENMTLIQTGKSSPRPIVCLDPPKSRYWSSWKNWLINNLAQKGMIDPDDIGLIDFTHSAEKAAEIITNFYRNYHSLRYIRDLLVMRIRRPLTGKKLEKLNRRFKNILMRGTIQQHENPFEEETHETNETQDLTRLSFYFNRRHFALLKHLIEEINEV
- a CDS encoding DnaJ domain-containing protein, producing MNGRSKQKDYYEVLGVPESADEDAIKKAYRKLAFQYHPDKNPNNKAAEEKFKAISEAYYVLSDSKRRAQYDQQRKFGAAGGFRGGNSYAGAEGFDFEELLKQFRGSRGGSGSGARGRYSAFSDIFSDLFGGGMGGEPQGHYEYRTAGEPHDYYAADAEREMPPADADVKVALTVSKEKAQKGGTVTFRTPEGKMISVKIPAGTKEGQKLRLARQGRLCSHCRHEGDLILQVRIGK
- the smpB gene encoding SsrA-binding protein SmpB gives rise to the protein MAAPSPIKPVAFNRKAKFDFFILDKFEAGVVLTGAEVKSIREGKINLKDSFVRILRGEAFLFNCHISPYSKIQGHVELEPTRTRKLLLKRDQIDKLAGMVGQKGHAIITLSVYFKQGLVKVEIATARGKKMADKRETIKRRIHDRESEAAIKQHSRKGR
- a CDS encoding FecR domain-containing protein; the encoded protein is MLYVLVLVFAVLAGGGYLVLIPVSAVPPLEITQFSGPVELVDAQGKAVKAERGNLLQMGQQLRTGDGGEADLELAGKIKLRLKPNSEIVLAGPLFYEKKPPMRLLLNRGQAFAVTEKNWNGSNIELQTPDLVSRSQGGYYCLRANPQDNSSGIGLMRGKAEVRKKSSPFSWVPVHGLEEVRAGRDVSKAAPQNISKEEWKQMSEIYELTQKSAAVEALQLDLSKQAGSLFDFVFDHGTFYTPKIGYAGREFFKDDNTGEVYLEIEYDVFTKGTFTGMYIKTRNLDLAKYSALEFEMRRVPDEGIPQSMRLELKSKTGIARAFAAKLPKADWEKVSFPLHVRNETFMTELAIVFLHDRVGQDKKGAVQIRRVNLIPAETPAAPQEAAPEAPKETPVPAPAAQVPAAETPAAETPAV